The DNA sequence GATGGCCACCGCCTTTCTTTTTGCCGATCACCTGAACTGGGTCACACCCAAGAACCGAGCTGATGACGACGATGCAGATCTCCGCGCAGGACGTGAAGGCTCTCCGGGACCGTACCGGAGCGGGGATGATGGAGTGCAAGAAGGCGCTGACCGAGACGAAGGGCGACCTGGAGGCGGCCATCGACCTGCTGCGCGCGAAGGGCGCGGCCAAGGCAGCAAAGCGCGCGGACAAGTCCGCGAACGAAGGCACCATCGGGGCCTACATCCACTTCGACAACCGCACCGCGGTGATCGTTGAAGTGAATTGCGAAACGGACTTCGTTGCCAATACCGACGACTTCAAGGCCCTGGCCAAGGATCTGGCCACGCACATCGCGGCGGCCAACCCGATCGCCGTGAGTCCGGAGGACATCGCTGCGGACATCGTCGAGCGGGAACGGCAGGTCTACCAGGAGCAGGTCCGGACCGAGGGGAAGCCGCCCCAGGTCCAGGAGAAGATCGTTGAGGGAAAGCTTCGCAAGTTCTTTGAAGAGAACGCGTTGCTGAGCCAGCCCTTCGTGAAGGATCCCGACCGGACCATCGCGCAGCTGATCACCGATGTCTCGGCCAAGACGGGCGAGAAGATCGAGGTGGCTCGCTTCGCGCGGTTCCAGGTCGGCGCACGTTGACCGGCAGCGCCGGCGCCATGGGCACCGAGCCGCTCAAGTACGGGAGGGTCCTGCTCAAGCTTTCCGGAGAGGCACTGGCCGGCGCGAAGGGCTTCGGGATCGACCCTCCGATCGTCGACCAGATCACCGAAGAGGTCCTGGCGCTCCACGCGATGGGAGTGGCGCTCGCGCTGGTGATCGGGGGGGGCAACATCGTACGGGGCGCCCAGGCCTCCGAGCGTGGCATGGACCGCGTCTCCGCCGACTACATGGGTATGCTCGCCACCATCATCAACGCTCTTGCGCTCCAGGATCTCCTGGAGCGCAAGGGGGTCGATACTCGGGTGATGACCGCCATCCGCATGGATCAGCTCGCCGAGCCCTACATCCGGCGGCGGGCGCTGCGCCATCTCGAGAAGCACCGGGTGGTGATTTTCGCCGGCGGCACGGGCAACCCATATTTTTCGACGGACACCGCGGCGGTCCTCAGAGCCATCGAGATGAATGCCGACGTGGTCATCAAGGCCACGAAGGTGAAGGGCGTCTATACAGCCGATCCCGTCAAGGATCCGACGGCCGAGTTCATTCCGGCCATCTCCTTCCAGGAGGTGGTGCAGCGCGAACTGGCGGTGATGGACGCCCCAGCGGTGTCGCTGTGCAAGGAGAACGGTCTGCCGATCATCGTCCTCGACCTGGACGACCCCGGCTCGGTGGGGCGCGCGGTCCGGGGACAGCGGATCGGGACCCTCGTGTCGTGAACTGCGCG is a window from the Gemmatimonadota bacterium genome containing:
- the tsf gene encoding translation elongation factor Ts, which produces MTTMQISAQDVKALRDRTGAGMMECKKALTETKGDLEAAIDLLRAKGAAKAAKRADKSANEGTIGAYIHFDNRTAVIVEVNCETDFVANTDDFKALAKDLATHIAAANPIAVSPEDIAADIVERERQVYQEQVRTEGKPPQVQEKIVEGKLRKFFEENALLSQPFVKDPDRTIAQLITDVSAKTGEKIEVARFARFQVGAR
- the pyrH gene encoding UMP kinase, which produces MGTEPLKYGRVLLKLSGEALAGAKGFGIDPPIVDQITEEVLALHAMGVALALVIGGGNIVRGAQASERGMDRVSADYMGMLATIINALALQDLLERKGVDTRVMTAIRMDQLAEPYIRRRALRHLEKHRVVIFAGGTGNPYFSTDTAAVLRAIEMNADVVIKATKVKGVYTADPVKDPTAEFIPAISFQEVVQRELAVMDAPAVSLCKENGLPIIVLDLDDPGSVGRAVRGQRIGTLVS